GGCTGCTTTGAGAGTCGCCAGCGTGGCCTGCCGCCCGGTGAGTGTCGCGCCCCCAGCCGCGCACGCCCGTGGGTCCCACGCTGACCCCGCCCTCGCCTTCCCGCAGCTTACACGCAGCGCCTGCGGGAGACGGCCTTCTGGGACCCCGTGCTGCCTGCGCAGTATCTCAGCCCAGGCACGCGCTGGGGGTGCATGCCGTGGAGGGACAGGCACATCCGCGGCAAGGAGTTTGGTGAGTGGCGGATGGGGACAGGAGGGAGGTGGGGCGGAGGTGCAAGCGGGTCACCCCAGCACTCCcgcggcagaggcaggaggatctctgagttctgaggacagcctgggctacacggtgTCAAGCTTTaagagaccctgcatcaaaactacagggaaagaaaaaaaacagtggccgggtggtggtggtgcacgcctttaatcccagcactgtgagttcgagggcagcctggtctacaagaactagtccCAGAACagctccaaagaaaccctgtctcgaaaaaaaaaaaaaaaaaaaaaaaacagcgaaGACCCGGGCAGCAGGTGGGAGGGGGGCAGGGCGTGGCCAGCATGCAGTGGGTCCCCTGCCAGCCTCTGAGCCCAGTCCCGCTCCCCAGTGGTCAACAGGAACCAATTCGGGGTGGAGCCCTCGCGGTCCGACTACGTGCCCCACCTGTCGCCGCCACAGCGGCCGCGCTACACCTCGCAGGACTTCAGGCAACGGGACAGAGAGCGCCCCTGCCCGGCCACCGGCCAGCCGCCCCCGGCCTTCACACCCGCGCTCTGATAAAGCCCTGCTGCCGACCAGTGTCTCGCGCGTCCGTGGGCCAGGCGACCATCCCCACGCATGCAGTCCGGGATGTCAATCCTGCTTTATTCTCCTCGGGTCCCAGCGAGCCGAATGAGGGAGGCCCTGGCCTTCCCGTCCCTGGTCGCTGCGCTGGTCCACGGTTGGGGCGGGACACCCATGGGTCCCCGGGGTTCAAGGAGCATGGCCGGGTATCCTTTCCCTACCCTCACACCATGCTCTCTGACCCCCTGCAGGTGGGGGACCAGGGGGCCAGGGTGTCTGCCTGGTCCTTCGTCGTGTTGCCCTGGAGAGCCAGGTCAGGGCCGGTCTCCGAGGTCCCCTGAAAATGAGGAGCAGGGTGGTGTTGGGGAGGGCGGGTCCCAGGTCGCACCTCCCCCAGCCTCGAAACCCCACCCAAGCCGCAGCGATGGAGACTCACGGGTGCGGATGCGGATGGGCCAGATGAGGAGGCTGCAGAGAGCCAGGGCCGCGGCCACACCCACGCCGCCCGTCACAGTCACCATTACCCAGTGGTAGAAGCCAACGCAGGCCCAGCAGCAGAGCTCAGAGCTAGGGGGCAGACGTTGGGCTGAGGGCAGAGTCCCCTGCACCAGCCCTCCACGGAGCCCATCTCAAGTTCCAGAGGACCCTAGGCCTACACACACCCCAGTAGACACAGAGTTCCCCTGCAGCCCACAGCCCTGCCTTGCCCCGCAGCTCCAGCGCAGGCTCGGTCCTGCCCCAGAGCCTTTGCGCGGGCCCTGACATGGTACCAAGGTCCTCAGGAACCCTCCCAGCCTCCTGTCTGACCCCAACTCCTGAGATGGCATCTTCCCACCCCCACGCTCAATCCCGTTTCCTACACGCCTGGCATTGTCCTGGGCCAGGACGGGTGGCTCTGTGTCCCCTGTAGCCTGGCCCTTAGCTCACAAGAAACTCAGAGAAACGGATGCTGCTCCTGGGGTCTGAGGACATGAACTCACGGGCAGGGGTGTAGGCTCTGCACAGCCATGACGGCCAGCCCGTTGGCTACCTTATCCGAAAAGCTCATAGCACCGTACACGAAGGCTCCACTGTGCTGGGGGACACACAGATTGTCAGTCCCCAGGCCCAGGATCCAGACCACTGCCTCCCGAGGTTCCTCCCACCAGCCCTACCGTGTGTGGGCCGATGAGGTCAGCTGTCATGGCCAGTGAGGTGACCAGGATGGTGGCACAACCCGCACCCAGCAGCACAGCGGCCCCGTAAACGGCCACGCCCAGCTTATCTACCAGGGCCACCCATGCTGCGAAGGCCAGGATCACCAGCAGCCCAGTGAAGTAGGTCATCTAGAGAGGAAGGAGGCGGGGCCTGCATCAGGCCCCCATGGCCGGGCATCCTGTGCCCGACACTCACCCTCTGGGGTCCTCAGCCCAGTGAAAGGCCCACGACAGGCATTGCTGGTCCACGCCAGGGCACCTATTACCAATCAACCTTCTGTTGTACAGCCAAGTCAGACACTACATCCAGGGTAGGCTGTCCAAGGGCCGCAGCCCACCAGGAAGGGTCAGAGAACCCCTGCCACCCGCCCCCTTCCAATCCCCCTCTTCCCAGTCATCACTCACGTTCCTCCCTATGCGCCTGTTGACTGGCTTcatgaggaaggaggagaagaagccaCTCAAGTACATCACCAGAGGAATGGTGGCGATGAACTTCTGGGGAGGGAAAGGCGGCGCCCGTCCAAAGGGGTCTCCCGGGTGGGAGgggcctgcccatctcctccccaCGACCCCGCCTCACCTTGGGCAGGCTGAGAGAGTAGGTCAGGTACATAGCGATGTAGGTCTGGGACAGGTTCACGATGAGCCTCGTGGTCATGTACAGCATGCCCACCTGTGGGCAGATGAGCAGGGGGACAAGCCCAGGGCTCAATGGGAAACCCAGACAAGGATTTGGAGAGCAAGCTGAGGGCTTCCCCAACAGCATGACTCATTACAGCTGACTGCTCAGCAGGCAGGCCAGGAGAAACGACATCTGTGATTAGTAATGTCTGCCCTGGGTGGGGTACGGGAAATCGGGAACATATGCCCCGTATGTGGAATGGAAAACTGAATGATGTCTGCCCCAAGTATGAAAAAGAACTCAGCTGGCCCCAAAAGATCAGTGAGGGAGTGATTAGTCTGTCCTGAGCACAGGACGGCAGCTGAATGGGCACCCCGGCTGTAGAAGattggttcacaatgtctactcTAGATGAGACAGG
Above is a window of Microtus pennsylvanicus isolate mMicPen1 chromosome 6, mMicPen1.hap1, whole genome shotgun sequence DNA encoding:
- the Tektip1 gene encoding tektin bundle-interacting protein 1 yields the protein MENPRREAAQPFVPSGTLELNFPALLYSNDYLSLEGPRWAPAVKQAMRWKFTPMGQDAAGQVWFTGLTNSDPREAWYMLPAALDRPYREAHARWHGCFESRQRGLPPAYTQRLRETAFWDPVLPAQYLSPGTRWGCMPWRDRHIRGKEFVVNRNQFGVEPSRSDYVPHLSPPQRPRYTSQDFRQRDRERPCPATGQPPPAFTPAL